One segment of Bradyrhizobium sp. CB2312 DNA contains the following:
- a CDS encoding lipase family protein has protein sequence MAFAGTDPLHLLNWVSDFTLGRPHAAVHQGFQDAAAAVWNDVKDALAAALKAGSPIFITGHSLGAAIAVVTADLARRELQLGNAQVYLFGCPRVGRADFVAPYNITFGATTYRLVHGEDIVPTVPPPLLGFHHVGGYLGCASGARFGAGPTQIAFGSDEPMADAGLGARLRGLFVGFSQNARDDTLGELTLALPPGIGDHLPDRYCAALTPAR, from the coding sequence GTGGCCTTCGCGGGCACCGATCCGCTGCATCTTCTGAACTGGGTCAGCGACTTCACGCTGGGCCGGCCGCATGCCGCCGTGCATCAGGGCTTCCAGGATGCGGCGGCCGCGGTCTGGAATGACGTCAAGGACGCGCTCGCGGCCGCGCTCAAGGCTGGTTCGCCGATCTTCATCACCGGACACAGCCTGGGCGCCGCGATCGCGGTGGTCACCGCGGATCTCGCGCGCCGGGAGCTTCAGCTCGGCAATGCGCAGGTCTACCTGTTCGGCTGTCCGCGCGTCGGCCGCGCCGACTTCGTCGCGCCCTACAACATCACCTTCGGAGCGACGACCTACCGTCTGGTGCACGGCGAGGACATCGTCCCCACCGTGCCTCCGCCGCTGCTCGGATTCCACCATGTCGGCGGCTATCTGGGCTGCGCGTCCGGTGCAAGATTCGGCGCCGGCCCGACACAGATCGCGTTCGGATCGGATGAGCCGATGGCGGACGCCGGGCTCGGCGCGCGGCTCCGCGGGCTCTTCGTGGGCTTCTCGCAGAATGCGCGGGACGATACGCTCGGCGAGCTCACGTTGGCCTTGCCGCCCGGGATCGGCGATCATCTGCCGGATCGTTACTGCGCCGCGCTGACCCCGGCGCGGTAA
- a CDS encoding thiamine pyrophosphate-binding protein: MTIRNTRTGGQILIDQLVAQGVERVTCVPGESYLAALDALHDSPIDVVICRAEGGAAMMAEAYGKLTGRPGVCFVTRGPGATNASHGVHIAMQDSTPMILFVGQVDTGMREREAFQELDYKAVFGSMAKWAVEIDRPDRIPELVARAFRVAMQGRPGPVVIALPENMLTETAAVADAMRIEPAVSWPAPSDLERVGAMLASAKAPLVILGGSRWTDEATKSIARFAERFDLPVATSFRRASLIDADHSHYAGDLGIGPSPGLKARIDNADVVLLIGGRMSEMPSSSYTLLEIPTPQQKLIHVHPGSEELGRVYQPALAIQATPAAFAAAVETLKPSGAVAWKGEAAKAHADYLAWTDKARELPGTFQYGQVMTWLRDRLPKDAIVCNGAGNYAGWIHRHHRFHSFAAQLAPTSGSMGYGVPAGVLAKRQYPDRVVVAFAGDGCFLMNGQEFATAVQYDAPLIVIVVDNSQYGTIRMHQERDYPGRVVGTQLKNPDFAMYAKAFGGHGERVERTEEFAPAFERALASGKPAILHCIIDPRAISVGKDFTPAVKA; the protein is encoded by the coding sequence ATGACCATTCGCAACACCCGCACCGGGGGCCAGATCCTGATCGATCAGCTCGTCGCCCAAGGCGTCGAGCGCGTCACCTGCGTGCCGGGCGAGAGCTATCTGGCCGCGCTCGATGCGCTGCATGACAGCCCGATCGACGTCGTGATCTGCCGCGCCGAAGGCGGCGCTGCGATGATGGCGGAAGCCTATGGCAAGCTCACCGGACGGCCCGGCGTTTGCTTCGTCACGCGCGGCCCCGGCGCGACCAATGCCAGCCACGGCGTCCACATCGCGATGCAGGATTCGACGCCGATGATCCTGTTCGTCGGCCAGGTCGATACCGGCATGCGCGAGCGCGAGGCGTTCCAGGAGCTCGACTACAAGGCGGTGTTCGGCTCCATGGCGAAATGGGCGGTCGAGATCGACCGCCCCGACCGCATCCCCGAGCTGGTCGCGCGCGCCTTCCGCGTCGCGATGCAGGGCCGCCCCGGTCCCGTCGTGATCGCGCTGCCGGAGAACATGCTGACCGAAACCGCCGCCGTTGCCGATGCCATGCGCATCGAGCCGGCCGTGAGCTGGCCGGCGCCATCAGATCTCGAGCGCGTCGGCGCGATGCTCGCGAGCGCCAAGGCGCCGCTCGTCATCCTCGGCGGCTCGCGCTGGACCGATGAAGCGACCAAGAGCATCGCGCGCTTTGCCGAGCGGTTCGACCTTCCGGTCGCGACCTCGTTCCGCCGGGCCTCGCTGATCGATGCCGACCATTCGCATTATGCCGGCGATCTCGGCATCGGGCCGAGCCCGGGCCTGAAGGCGCGCATCGACAACGCCGACGTCGTTCTGCTGATCGGCGGCCGCATGTCGGAGATGCCGTCCTCGTCCTACACGCTGCTCGAGATTCCGACCCCGCAGCAGAAGCTGATCCATGTGCATCCGGGCTCGGAAGAGCTCGGCCGCGTCTATCAGCCGGCGCTGGCGATCCAGGCGACCCCCGCCGCCTTCGCTGCCGCCGTCGAGACGCTGAAGCCGTCAGGCGCGGTGGCCTGGAAGGGCGAGGCGGCGAAGGCGCACGCCGATTACCTCGCCTGGACCGACAAGGCGCGCGAGCTGCCGGGCACGTTCCAGTACGGCCAGGTCATGACCTGGCTGCGCGACCGGCTGCCGAAGGACGCGATCGTCTGCAACGGCGCCGGCAACTATGCCGGCTGGATCCATCGCCATCACCGCTTCCACAGCTTCGCCGCCCAGCTCGCGCCGACCTCGGGCTCCATGGGCTACGGCGTGCCCGCGGGCGTGCTGGCCAAGCGTCAATATCCGGATCGCGTCGTCGTCGCGTTTGCCGGCGACGGCTGCTTCCTGATGAACGGGCAGGAATTCGCGACCGCCGTGCAGTACGACGCGCCGCTGATCGTGATCGTCGTCGACAATTCGCAATACGGCACCATCCGCATGCACCAGGAGCGCGACTATCCCGGGCGCGTCGTCGGCACCCAGCTGAAGAACCCCGACTTCGCGATGTATGCGAAGGCGTTCGGCGGCCATGGCGAGCGGGTCGAGCGCACCGAAGAATTCGCGCCGGCGTTCGAGCGGGCGCTGGCCTCGGGCAAGCCGGCGATCCTCCACTGCATCATCGATCCGCGCGCGATCTCGGTCGGCAAGGATTTCACGCCCGCGGTGAAGGCGTAG
- a CDS encoding transporter substrate-binding domain-containing protein: MNRRDALTTVALAGAAIAGAGSARADTAPASTLERIKKSGVLRIAVIAGQDPYFHKDLTTNQWSGACIEMANDIAAKLGAKVETLESTWGNQILDLQADKIDLAFAVNPTPERSLVIDFSTPILVHSFTVITKKGFAKPQTWAELNKPEVKIAVDIGSTHETIARRYCPKANILGFKERNEAILAVATGRADCNISLAVLSVATLKKNPTLGELAVPRPLLTLPTNMGIRAEADRRYKDFLSAWADYNRSLGQTREWMLKGFEAVGLSADDIPGEVQF, encoded by the coding sequence ATGAATCGCAGGGACGCACTCACCACCGTCGCCCTCGCCGGCGCCGCGATCGCCGGGGCCGGATCGGCCAGGGCCGACACCGCGCCCGCCTCGACGCTCGAACGGATCAAGAAGAGCGGCGTGCTGCGGATCGCCGTCATCGCCGGCCAGGATCCCTACTTCCACAAGGACCTCACCACCAATCAATGGTCGGGCGCCTGCATCGAGATGGCGAACGACATCGCCGCCAAGTTAGGGGCCAAGGTCGAGACGCTGGAATCGACCTGGGGCAACCAGATCCTCGATCTGCAGGCCGACAAGATCGACCTTGCCTTCGCGGTGAATCCGACGCCGGAGCGCTCGCTGGTCATCGACTTCTCCACGCCGATCCTGGTGCACTCCTTCACCGTCATCACCAAGAAGGGCTTTGCCAAGCCGCAGACCTGGGCGGAGCTCAACAAGCCCGAGGTCAAGATCGCCGTCGACATCGGCTCGACCCATGAGACCATCGCGCGGCGCTATTGCCCGAAGGCGAACATCCTCGGCTTCAAGGAACGCAACGAGGCGATCCTTGCGGTTGCCACCGGACGCGCCGACTGCAACATCTCGCTGGCGGTGCTCTCGGTCGCGACCTTGAAGAAGAACCCGACGCTCGGCGAACTCGCGGTGCCACGGCCGCTCCTGACGCTGCCGACCAACATGGGCATCCGCGCCGAAGCCGACCGGCGCTACAAGGACTTCCTCAGCGCCTGGGCCGACTACAACCGCTCGCTGGGCCAGACCCGCGAATGGATGCTGAAGGGTTTTGAGGCCGTGGGTCTCAGCGCGGACGACATTCCCGGCGAGGTGCAGTTCTGA
- a CDS encoding IS481 family transposase — MPWSEVSAMDQRHEFVRLALQEGVNRRELCRRFNISPDVGYKWLRRWQAGDRELADRSRCPHAMPKRSKAAVEAQVLAVRDKHPAWGARKIAHCLKRDGQTVPVPSTVHRILCRNGRVTPSETAPPNPGHRFEKEAPNLLWQMDFKGHLPLANGTRCHPLTVVDDHSRYVLCLKACADEQRLTVQDHLTATFRCYGLPEAFYTDNGSPWGDTSGVRWTGLKVWLLKLGVRVVHARPCHPQARGKNERFHRTLKAEVFAMRRFRTLAEVQRAFDAWRPVYNLERPHQGIDMHVPADRFRPSARAMPARIPKVEYDSTEIVRRVSSTRPYISFKGRFWKVPQAFAREHLAIRPLDRDGHYGIFFASWQVASIDLTNDQPVSDVSEQVSAMSPD, encoded by the coding sequence ATGCCTTGGAGTGAGGTGTCAGCAATGGATCAGCGCCACGAGTTCGTGCGGCTGGCTTTGCAGGAAGGCGTCAACCGGCGCGAGCTCTGCCGTCGGTTCAACATCAGTCCTGATGTCGGTTACAAGTGGTTGCGGCGCTGGCAGGCTGGCGATCGGGAGCTGGCCGACCGTTCCCGGTGCCCGCATGCGATGCCCAAGCGCAGCAAGGCTGCGGTCGAGGCACAGGTTCTGGCTGTGCGGGACAAGCATCCCGCCTGGGGCGCACGCAAGATCGCCCATTGCCTGAAGCGGGATGGCCAGACGGTGCCGGTGCCGTCAACGGTGCACCGGATCCTGTGCCGGAACGGCCGGGTCACACCGAGTGAGACTGCGCCACCCAATCCGGGGCACCGCTTCGAGAAGGAAGCTCCCAATCTGCTGTGGCAGATGGACTTCAAGGGCCACCTGCCGCTCGCCAACGGGACACGGTGCCATCCGCTGACCGTCGTCGACGATCACTCGCGCTATGTCTTGTGCCTGAAGGCCTGCGCCGACGAGCAGCGTCTCACCGTGCAGGATCACCTGACGGCGACGTTCCGCTGCTATGGCCTGCCGGAGGCCTTCTACACCGATAACGGCTCACCTTGGGGCGATACGTCCGGCGTTCGTTGGACCGGACTGAAGGTGTGGCTGCTCAAGCTCGGCGTCAGGGTGGTGCACGCCAGGCCATGTCACCCGCAGGCCCGCGGCAAGAACGAACGCTTCCATCGCACCCTGAAGGCCGAGGTTTTTGCCATGCGTCGCTTCCGTACCCTCGCGGAAGTCCAGCGCGCCTTCGACGCCTGGCGACCGGTCTACAATCTGGAGCGCCCCCACCAAGGCATCGATATGCACGTCCCCGCCGATCGCTTCCGGCCGAGCGCCCGTGCCATGCCGGCGCGCATTCCGAAGGTCGAATACGACAGCACAGAGATCGTGCGCCGGGTCTCATCGACCAGACCCTATATCTCTTTCAAGGGACGATTTTGGAAGGTTCCCCAGGCCTTCGCACGCGAACATCTCGCGATCCGCCCGCTGGACCGCGACGGCCATTACGGAATCTTCTTCGCCAGCTGGCAGGTCGCATCGATCGACTTGACCAACGACCAACCTGTCAGTGATGTGTCCGAACAGGTGTCAGCCATGTCTCCGGACTAA
- a CDS encoding TetR/AcrR family transcriptional regulator encodes MLERMPPPSKRTNDPERTKRDILEVAMAEFASEGYSGARVDAIAARTRTSKRMIYYYFGGKEQLYLAVLEEAYRSIRALEDQLDIESCDAREGLRRLIESTFDHDERNPNFIRLVSIENIHHGKHLKQNLQLRQLNASVIATLDGILARGRGEGVFRDDVDAIDLHLAISSYCFFRVANRYTFGALFDRDLSEPRLLAKSRTQIVEMILAWLEAKA; translated from the coding sequence ATGCTCGAGCGCATGCCGCCCCCATCGAAGCGCACCAACGACCCCGAACGCACCAAGCGCGATATCCTCGAAGTGGCGATGGCCGAATTCGCCTCGGAAGGCTATTCGGGCGCCCGCGTCGACGCCATCGCGGCGCGCACGCGCACGTCGAAGCGGATGATCTATTACTATTTCGGCGGCAAGGAGCAGCTCTATCTCGCCGTGCTGGAGGAGGCCTATCGCAGCATCCGCGCGCTGGAGGATCAGCTCGACATCGAGAGCTGCGACGCGCGCGAGGGATTGCGCCGGCTGATCGAATCCACCTTCGACCATGACGAGCGCAACCCGAACTTCATCCGCCTCGTCTCGATCGAGAACATCCACCACGGCAAGCACCTGAAGCAGAACCTGCAATTGCGCCAGCTCAATGCCAGCGTGATCGCGACCCTCGACGGCATTCTTGCACGCGGCCGCGGCGAAGGCGTCTTCCGCGACGACGTCGACGCCATCGACCTGCACCTCGCCATCTCCTCCTACTGCTTCTTCCGCGTCGCCAACCGCTACACTTTCGGCGCCCTGTTCGACCGCGACCTCAGTGAGCCCAGATTGCTGGCAAAGAGCCGGACACAGATCGTGGAGATGATCCTGGCGTGGCTGGAAGCGAAGGCGTGA
- the uxuA gene encoding mannonate dehydratase, with translation MMLEGWRWYGPDDPVSLDDVRQAGASDIVSALHQVPIGEAWTRKAVEERKNFIENGQPGRSQLTWSVVESIPIPDDVKRLGGKATKSIEAWIASLEAVAASGIKIICYNFMPVVDWCRTDLEWELPNGARAMRFDQDRFAAFELHILKRPAAAQEYSPGQKARAKALFEKMSQADIDYLIMVIASALPGSTTEPMTIPQFRDRLETYRDLTPKILRQHLAEFLARVAPVAEQLGVSLTLHPDDPPRPLFGLPRIASTADDYQALFDAVPSKANGICLCTGSLGVRAENNLPEMAERFGPRIAFAHLRATKREADGLSFYESDHLDGDVDMVAVLKALLKENARRAPDKRIVFRPDHGHRMLDDLAATKRTNPGYTAIGRLRGLAELRGAIRAIEHR, from the coding sequence ATGATGCTCGAGGGATGGCGCTGGTACGGACCGGACGATCCGGTCTCGCTTGATGACGTCAGGCAGGCCGGGGCGAGCGACATCGTCTCGGCGCTGCATCAGGTGCCGATCGGCGAAGCCTGGACGCGCAAGGCGGTCGAGGAGCGCAAGAATTTCATTGAGAACGGCCAGCCCGGCCGTTCGCAACTGACCTGGTCGGTGGTGGAATCGATTCCGATCCCTGACGACGTCAAGCGCCTCGGGGGCAAGGCGACCAAATCCATCGAGGCGTGGATCGCCAGCCTGGAGGCGGTTGCCGCCAGCGGCATCAAGATCATTTGCTACAACTTCATGCCTGTGGTGGACTGGTGCCGCACCGATCTCGAATGGGAGCTGCCGAACGGCGCCCGCGCCATGCGCTTCGACCAAGACCGGTTTGCGGCGTTCGAGCTGCATATCCTGAAGCGGCCGGCGGCCGCTCAGGAATACTCGCCTGGGCAGAAGGCGCGGGCGAAAGCGCTGTTCGAGAAGATGAGCCAGGCCGACATCGACTATCTCATCATGGTGATAGCCAGCGCGCTGCCGGGCTCGACCACCGAGCCGATGACCATTCCGCAATTCCGCGACCGGCTCGAGACCTATCGCGACCTCACGCCAAAGATCCTGCGGCAGCATCTCGCCGAATTCCTGGCGCGCGTGGCGCCGGTCGCCGAGCAGCTCGGCGTCTCGCTGACCCTGCACCCCGACGATCCGCCGCGCCCGCTGTTCGGGCTGCCGCGAATTGCTTCGACTGCCGACGACTATCAGGCGCTGTTCGATGCCGTGCCGTCGAAGGCGAACGGCATCTGCCTGTGCACGGGCTCGCTCGGCGTCCGCGCGGAGAACAATCTGCCAGAGATGGCCGAACGGTTTGGCCCGCGCATCGCCTTTGCGCATCTGCGCGCGACCAAGCGCGAGGCTGACGGCCTGTCGTTCTACGAGTCCGATCATCTCGACGGCGACGTCGACATGGTCGCCGTGCTCAAGGCGCTCTTGAAGGAGAACGCGCGGCGCGCGCCGGACAAGCGGATCGTGTTCCGGCCCGATCACGGCCACCGCATGCTCGACGATCTCGCCGCCACCAAGCGCACCAATCCGGGCTACACCGCGATCGGCCGCCTGCGTGGCCTCGCCGAGCTGCGTGGCGCGATCCGCGCCATCGAGCATCGATAG
- a CDS encoding FAD-binding oxidoreductase, with the protein MAADRHVAIIGAGAVGVISAIEALREGHRVTLIDPGEPGGEQAASYGNAGWLSSHSVIPPAEPGVWKKVPGYLMDPLGPLAIRWSYLPKALPWLIKYLLSGWTEARVEKTAFALRDLLKDAPLLHRKLAEEAGVPELVERNGVMHIFPSRGNFDNDLGWRLRKKVGVEWMELNADEMRQREPDLHPRYTFGVVVEEAGRCRDPGAYVAALANHAIASGAKQVRAKATGLKLSGNKLVAVITETGEVPCDAAVVAAGARSKQLTASVGDPLPLETERGYHVMIENPESGPRSSMMASDAKMVVNWTNKGLRAAGTVEIAGLEAAPNWKRAEILRDHLLSMFPKLPKDIPSSRIKTWFGHRPSMPDGLPCIGHARASRDIVYAFGHGHVGLVGSARTGRLVAQLLSGKTPEIPLAPFSPARFL; encoded by the coding sequence ATGGCGGCGGACCGCCACGTCGCGATCATCGGCGCCGGCGCGGTCGGCGTGATCAGCGCCATCGAGGCGCTGCGCGAGGGCCATCGCGTCACGCTGATCGATCCGGGCGAGCCCGGCGGCGAGCAGGCGGCGAGCTACGGCAATGCCGGCTGGCTCTCCTCGCATTCGGTGATCCCGCCGGCGGAGCCGGGCGTCTGGAAGAAGGTGCCGGGCTATCTGATGGATCCGCTCGGCCCGCTCGCGATCCGCTGGTCTTACTTGCCGAAGGCCTTGCCTTGGCTGATCAAGTATTTGTTGTCAGGCTGGACCGAGGCGCGGGTCGAGAAGACGGCCTTCGCACTGCGTGATCTCCTCAAGGACGCGCCGCTGCTGCACCGGAAGCTCGCCGAAGAAGCCGGTGTGCCTGAGCTGGTCGAGCGCAACGGCGTGATGCACATCTTCCCCTCGCGCGGCAATTTCGACAACGATCTCGGCTGGCGTCTGCGCAAGAAGGTCGGCGTCGAATGGATGGAGCTCAATGCCGACGAGATGCGCCAGCGCGAGCCGGACCTGCATCCGCGCTATACCTTTGGCGTCGTGGTGGAGGAAGCCGGCCGCTGCCGCGATCCCGGCGCTTATGTTGCGGCGCTTGCCAATCATGCGATCGCCAGTGGTGCGAAGCAGGTGCGGGCCAAGGCGACCGGTCTGAAGCTCTCCGGCAACAAGCTCGTCGCCGTCATCACCGAGACCGGTGAGGTTCCTTGCGATGCTGCCGTCGTCGCGGCCGGCGCGCGGTCAAAACAGCTCACCGCATCGGTCGGCGATCCCCTGCCGCTCGAGACCGAGCGCGGCTATCACGTCATGATCGAGAATCCGGAGTCAGGTCCCCGCAGCTCGATGATGGCATCCGACGCCAAGATGGTGGTGAACTGGACCAACAAGGGTCTGCGCGCCGCCGGCACGGTCGAAATCGCGGGCCTCGAGGCTGCGCCGAACTGGAAGCGCGCCGAGATCCTGCGCGACCATCTCCTCAGCATGTTCCCGAAGCTGCCGAAGGACATTCCGTCCTCGCGCATCAAGACCTGGTTCGGCCATCGCCCGAGCATGCCCGACGGACTACCCTGCATCGGCCATGCGCGCGCCTCGCGCGACATCGTCTACGCCTTCGGCCACGGCCATGTCGGCCTGGTCGGCTCGGCCCGCACCGGCCGTCTCGTCGCCCAGCTTCTGAGCGGCAAGACGCCTGAGATTCCGCTGGCGCCGTTTTCGCCCGCTCGCTTCCTCTGA
- a CDS encoding TonB-dependent siderophore receptor has protein sequence MNELNLPRAAALSVACVSIVLAAHPAEAQQSQQSAPRGVAAASQDLPPVTVQSAQRRHASTPGQRKPSQASRAASSRRAASRDNLTAPAVPSLGAQRSGLPASFAGGQVARGAQLGLLGNRDYMATPFSVTSYTEQTIRDQQATSVAEVLTNSDPSVRAAIGSSNRYDAMTIRGFRVENSEIALNGLYGLVPNYRVNPAPIERIELFKGPAAFLFGMAPQGSIGGSVNVVTKRAGDDPLTRLTAGYMSNARFGTELDVARRYGDQKEWGVRFNGAMDGGNTTIDRQSVRDGAGSLGVDYRGERFRWSADIIYQDDWMRAAARGYTPVAGIAVPAAPDPRINLAQPFDYARATSLTGLTRAEYDLTSDITVFGAIGGNRFGFDKQEAPGATILNTAGDASSTSRFQTGKSEAASGEAGVRARFDTGPVAHEVVVNGSSLQRTDWLGQTNYANYLTNIYTPTLLAGPGVQLSSVPEGKSGSLTLQSVGVADTLSVMNGQLQLTVGARQQKVVSSSFDTVSGLETAHYDQSATSPSVALLVRPIQQLSLYASYIEGLTPGPTPPTGAANPNQVFAPFKTRQYEVGTKLDLGGFGASLAAFQINLPAGVTDPVTKIFSLDGEQRHRGVELNMFGAVAPGVRVLGGATFVDARLTSTAGHVNDGHHAVGAPDLQGNLGVEWDTPFLPGLTATARTIYTNRAYVSADNVQSVPGWMTFDIGARYATRLAGRPTTFRASVTNLFDKRYWIANPTGYVISGMPRTVWLSMTVDF, from the coding sequence TTGAACGAGTTGAATTTGCCGCGCGCAGCGGCGCTGTCCGTTGCATGTGTTTCGATCGTACTCGCCGCGCATCCGGCCGAGGCCCAACAGTCCCAGCAATCCGCCCCGCGCGGCGTTGCCGCGGCAAGCCAGGATCTGCCTCCCGTCACCGTGCAGTCGGCACAGCGCCGGCATGCATCCACCCCCGGCCAGCGCAAGCCGTCGCAGGCATCGCGCGCCGCTTCGTCGCGGCGGGCGGCAAGCCGCGACAATTTGACGGCGCCCGCCGTTCCTTCGCTCGGTGCGCAACGGTCGGGGCTGCCCGCGTCCTTCGCGGGCGGACAAGTCGCGCGCGGGGCCCAGCTCGGCCTGCTCGGCAATAGGGATTACATGGCGACGCCGTTCAGCGTCACCAGCTACACGGAGCAGACCATCAGGGATCAGCAGGCGACCAGCGTTGCCGAAGTGCTGACCAACAGCGATCCATCGGTCCGCGCCGCCATCGGCAGCAGCAACCGTTATGACGCGATGACCATTCGCGGCTTCCGCGTGGAGAACAGCGAAATCGCTCTGAACGGCCTCTATGGTCTCGTGCCGAACTATCGTGTCAATCCCGCGCCGATCGAGCGCATCGAGCTGTTCAAGGGACCTGCCGCGTTCCTGTTCGGCATGGCCCCGCAAGGCAGCATCGGCGGCAGCGTCAACGTCGTGACCAAGCGTGCCGGCGACGATCCGCTGACGCGATTGACCGCCGGATACATGTCCAATGCCCGTTTCGGCACTGAGCTCGACGTGGCGCGCCGCTATGGCGACCAGAAGGAGTGGGGCGTCCGCTTCAACGGCGCAATGGATGGCGGCAACACCACCATTGATCGGCAGTCGGTGCGCGACGGCGCCGGCTCGCTCGGCGTCGACTACCGCGGCGAGCGGTTCAGGTGGTCGGCCGACATCATCTATCAGGATGACTGGATGCGGGCAGCGGCGCGCGGCTACACGCCGGTTGCCGGCATCGCCGTCCCCGCCGCTCCGGATCCCCGGATCAATCTCGCGCAGCCCTTCGACTATGCGCGTGCCACCAGCCTCACGGGGCTGACGCGCGCCGAATACGACCTGACCTCGGACATCACGGTGTTCGGTGCTATCGGCGGCAATCGCTTCGGCTTCGACAAGCAAGAGGCGCCGGGAGCGACCATTCTCAACACCGCAGGCGACGCGTCGTCGACGTCGCGATTCCAGACGGGAAAATCGGAAGCCGCATCCGGCGAAGCCGGCGTGCGGGCTCGCTTCGACACCGGTCCGGTCGCCCACGAAGTCGTCGTCAACGGCAGCTCGCTGCAGCGGACCGACTGGCTCGGACAGACCAACTACGCGAACTATCTCACCAATATCTACACGCCGACCTTGCTGGCGGGGCCGGGCGTGCAACTATCGTCCGTCCCGGAAGGTAAATCGGGCTCGCTCACGCTGCAAAGCGTCGGTGTCGCCGACACTCTCTCGGTCATGAACGGCCAGCTGCAGCTGACCGTCGGTGCGCGTCAGCAGAAGGTGGTGTCGAGCAGCTTCGACACGGTGAGCGGCCTCGAGACTGCGCATTATGACCAGAGCGCGACCTCGCCTTCGGTCGCGCTGCTGGTCAGGCCGATTCAGCAGCTCTCACTCTACGCCAGCTATATCGAGGGTCTCACCCCCGGGCCGACGCCGCCGACCGGGGCCGCCAACCCGAACCAGGTGTTCGCGCCGTTCAAGACGCGGCAATATGAAGTCGGCACCAAGCTCGATCTCGGCGGCTTCGGTGCGAGCCTTGCCGCGTTCCAGATCAACCTGCCCGCCGGCGTCACCGACCCCGTGACGAAGATCTTCAGTCTCGACGGCGAGCAGCGTCACCGCGGCGTCGAGTTGAACATGTTCGGTGCGGTCGCGCCCGGCGTTCGCGTGCTTGGCGGCGCGACGTTCGTCGACGCACGTCTGACCAGCACGGCGGGCCACGTCAACGACGGCCATCATGCCGTCGGCGCGCCCGATCTTCAGGGGAATCTCGGCGTCGAGTGGGATACGCCGTTCCTGCCGGGGCTGACGGCAACCGCGCGCACGATCTACACCAACCGCGCCTATGTCAGCGCCGATAATGTCCAGTCGGTGCCGGGCTGGATGACCTTCGACATCGGCGCGCGCTACGCGACGAGGCTTGCGGGACGGCCGACCACCTTCCGTGCCAGCGTCACCAACCTGTTCGACAAGCGCTACTGGATTGCCAATCCCACGGGCTATGTCATCAGCGGCATGCCGCGCACGGTATGGCTCTCGATGACGGTGGATTTCTGA
- a CDS encoding NAD(P)-dependent oxidoreductase, whose protein sequence is MRALFVDANDTLAAVTEKLLRADNLPVAINRNPAITPDDLPRLLDGAEIMIVDHTAVPTAIAAKCAGLKHVVFLGTGARSYMNPEELGQHGISVHTIKGYGDTAVAECAIALMWASAKSFGEMDRGMREGNWLRRDAVQLTGKTLGLIGFGGIAAEAARMAAGCGMKVIAWNRSPKTHPGVEFVSLEKLLAESHVVSLHLLLNDETKGFLSRERIAMMRPGSILINTARGAVVDEDAMLDGLRSGHIAHAGLDVFTVEPLPAGHPLTKLPNVTLSAHSAFRTPEASDNLIGAALDHCRRIIAGGR, encoded by the coding sequence GTGCGTGCCCTCTTCGTCGACGCCAACGACACCCTTGCCGCGGTGACTGAAAAGCTGCTGCGTGCCGACAATCTCCCGGTCGCCATCAACCGCAATCCCGCGATCACGCCCGACGACCTGCCGCGCCTGCTTGATGGCGCCGAGATCATGATCGTCGATCATACCGCGGTGCCGACGGCGATTGCCGCCAAATGTGCCGGCCTGAAGCACGTCGTCTTCCTCGGCACCGGCGCGCGCAGCTACATGAATCCGGAAGAGCTTGGCCAGCACGGCATCTCGGTTCACACCATCAAGGGCTATGGCGACACCGCGGTCGCCGAATGCGCGATCGCTCTGATGTGGGCCTCGGCGAAGAGCTTTGGCGAGATGGATCGAGGCATGCGCGAGGGCAATTGGCTGCGCCGCGATGCGGTGCAGCTCACCGGAAAGACGCTCGGCCTGATCGGCTTTGGCGGCATCGCCGCGGAAGCCGCACGGATGGCGGCGGGCTGCGGCATGAAGGTGATCGCCTGGAACAGGTCGCCGAAGACGCATCCGGGCGTCGAATTCGTCTCGCTGGAGAAGCTGCTCGCCGAAAGCCATGTCGTCTCGCTGCACCTGCTGCTCAACGACGAGACCAAGGGGTTCCTGTCGCGCGAGCGCATTGCGATGATGCGCCCGGGGAGCATCCTGATCAACACCGCGCGCGGCGCCGTGGTCGACGAGGACGCGATGCTGGATGGCTTGCGCTCCGGCCACATCGCCCATGCCGGCCTCGACGTCTTCACCGTCGAGCCGCTGCCGGCGGGCCATCCGCTGACGAAGCTGCCGAACGTGACGCTGTCGGCGCATTCGGCGTTCCGTACCCCCGAGGCGAGCGACAATCTGATCGGCGCGGCGCTCGATCATTGCCGCCGCATCATCGCGGGCGGCCGGTAG